GTATTCTATTGTAGAACAACCAAAAATAACCGGTGCTAAAATAAAAGTAATAATAGCACTGGCTAAAGCTTCTAAACACAAAAGTATTGATTTGTTCTAACATTCTCTTACCGCTAAGCATTTTACATTCTCCAAAAAGTTACTTTCGAGTTCTGTCCATTATACCGTATAGATTCTTTGGCTGTCAAACGAAAATTATTGTATGCCTTTCTTTTTCTGCATTAGCTTTACTGGTATTTGGAGGATAATTATTGGCTTTCTTTTCTTATCATCCGCACAAGCATGAACAAATCTGCAAATTTGGAAGTATTTGTTAAATAAGAACATTGAAAATAAACCCGCTAAACTTGCTTTTTTATTTAGCGGAGCCAGAAAATAGCGCCTCTCTATAGGCATTCGTAATTCATCCATTTTTTTGAATACGTTTTCAAATATATAACATGTTTCAGGAGGAAATATACATTTTGTGGCGAATTTTACATAAAATTGGTTAAGCTGAAAGTTTCCCATGTCAAAATATCTTAGCAAAGAACACCGCAGATGACTTGTGTTTAAAAAGGGGGGTTTTCTCGATGAACTACGACAGTATTGCTAATTTGGTTCATGATTGTGTTAGAAATCCCAAGATGTTGTTGGCACAAAACAGCAAACACGGTAACATGGTTAAGCCCACTGAGTTCACTACAATTCAGAACGTTTTATCCGACTACAGAGTTTCTGGCGGCACTATTAGTATGACCGTATCTCCACTGGACAGTTGGCAATAAATTAATCACTTATAACTTTCGGCTTGATTCAAATTGTGTTTCAAATGGAACATAAACAATACTGCCAGGCACGATCGTAAAGAAATGCCTGGCAGTATACATCATTAGGGAAGTAGTTTGAGAAATGAATATTTTACGGGAAAAAATTCAAAAAAAACAAATTTATTATCTTGCCAGCCTAATATTTATTTTAATCGGGCTCGTTTACTTCTTTTCCTGCTTTCAGCGCCCTTTTGTCGGTTTAGATATGAAGAACTCCAGCGGTCAGTGGTATGTGGTTAGTGCCAATCAAAATGGAGAAGGGTATCAATTGGGTATCCGGGTTGGTGATCAGATCCTTAAAATCAATTCGCAGGATGCGGGAGACTATCACCTGTTAAAGAAATGGGGGCTGGCCGAAGGCGCTCATAGTATCAGTTTTTCTGCTAACAATAATACAACAGTACAGACTTTTACTATAGAAATTCTGCCTGCTTACCAAACGATATTTATACTTCCATATTTCATACTTGGGTTTATTTTCTGGTTCCTGGGATTTATAGCCTGGTTGAAACGTCCTTTTTTAGTACAGGCCCGTGCTTTATTTTGGTTAAATTATTTCATTGGTTTAGCCATTCTTCTATCTCAAGCTTCCAGCCGCGCGTTGTTTCTAGGTAAAGAATTGCAGTACATCGCTTTTTTACTGACCGCAGTAGCCTTAGTTTATTTTTTCTCAATTTTTTCGGAAGGAAATAACACGAAGGTTAATCAATTAGGCTGCAAACTTGTAACAGTTCTTGCCGTAGTATTTTTTATACTACTCGGTATACATGCCATATGCTTTTTCAGTCTTTCAAGTTATTTGGTTAAACTGGCATTATTTACGATGATTATCAGTATTTTATTTGTTGTGGTTAACCTGATTCTATTAAAATCGTCAAAAGATCAAGCAGCGAAAAATGAAGCAAATATTATTCTCTTAGGGTTACTGATTGGCTTCTTGCCTTTTTTTCTTTTTACAGCGCTGCCTGCTCTTTTTGATTTTAAGCAATTGGTTTATAGTTATGTAGATTCATTTTTTGCCCATTTATTGATTTCAGCTGTACCCTTCTCTCTCTACTTTGTAGTTGTTAATAAATATCTCCCGGATTACCGCCGGATTTACGAAAGATTCATTATTTGTATTATCTCGTCGGTTTCTCTTAGCTTTATCTCGTTGTTAATCTTTTATATTTTAAAAATTGTGCCTTCTATCACGTTTGAAGTCTATATAGAAATGTTTTTCTTAATTTTTATCCTGATTGTTTGTTCATATTATCTCCAGATTATTTTAAGTAAACTATTTAAAAAATCAGGTTTTCTTCAGGAAAAGCAGAGCTTCAAACAAAGGATTGAGGAATTAAACGAGAATCTGACATCCCTGATTGCCGATGATCAAATACTCATAGAAATGGCCCAAAATCTTGAAATTGACGGGATTTTCCTTGTTACTGATAATGTCCATTTTCGTGGTCTCAATAAAGCTGTTGGCCGTTTCCAAGAGAATCTTGTTGAACGTGAAATATTGGAAGAATATTTTAACAACCATAACAAACTTGATATGGAAACGAAAGTACTTGCGGATGATTTTCCCGCTGAAGTTTTTGTTCCTTTTTCGTCTCATAATTCAGCCTGCGGCGTTTTTTTCGGCCACCGCTTTTCAAGAATTAAGTTTATCCAGTCAGAATTATCTTTTCTGACGCTTCTTGCGGGTCAGCTGGTTTATCAATTGCTGATATTAATTGTGATCAATGGCCTTAATAAAGAATTAATTGTGTTAAATG
The window above is part of the Dehalobacter sp. genome. Proteins encoded here:
- a CDS encoding histidine kinase, with translation MNILREKIQKKQIYYLASLIFILIGLVYFFSCFQRPFVGLDMKNSSGQWYVVSANQNGEGYQLGIRVGDQILKINSQDAGDYHLLKKWGLAEGAHSISFSANNNTTVQTFTIEILPAYQTIFILPYFILGFIFWFLGFIAWLKRPFLVQARALFWLNYFIGLAILLSQASSRALFLGKELQYIAFLLTAVALVYFFSIFSEGNNTKVNQLGCKLVTVLAVVFFILLGIHAICFFSLSSYLVKLALFTMIISILFVVVNLILLKSSKDQAAKNEANIILLGLLIGFLPFFLFTALPALFDFKQLVYSYVDSFFAHLLISAVPFSLYFVVVNKYLPDYRRIYERFIICIISSVSLSFISLLIFYILKIVPSITFEVYIEMFFLIFILIVCSYYLQIILSKLFKKSGFLQEKQSFKQRIEELNENLTSLIADDQILIEMAQNLEIDGIFLVTDNVHFRGLNKAVGRFQENLVEREILEEYFNNHNKLDMETKVLADDFPAEVFVPFSSHNSACGVFFGHRFSRIKFIQSELSFLTLLAGQLVYQLLILIVINGLNKELIVLNERINDTKTISETEIENTIPPNFVYSLFANMNNQDSLIPKLLTGPYHYVLDQYSWLDYLQRKNLPESVKQQTMLKIGEIDRDIKFEILAKIDKRNPPLLDKSGLLPTIELWIQDFMREELALIILNTFGIENNNRFDKQIETVAFRFIEKGIINALRYSESYVFKVDIILIKNILEIIISDNGKGFDVNELETWLISGAHSGLAVMKERIESVGGQLKITSQINKGTTLKAIFQV